CAGCCCGGTCACCGTAACCTGTACTGCCGCCACAGCCCCGCGCTCCTCCGACGCAACACTGAGCGGGCTCGCGTTTTCCGGCGGCGCGCTCTCCCCGACCTTCACTGCGAGCAACACCCACTATCACGCTACGGTGGAATATGCCGTCACGTCCGTCACGCTGACGCCAACGACGCATGATGCACAGGCAACCGTCACCGTGAATGGCAACCCGGTTGCGTCTGGCTCGGCGTCGCCCGCGATTAACCTGAATGTGGGCGTCAATACGCTGAACATCCTGGTGACCGCCGAGGACGGCTCAACGGCATCTTATAGCGTCACAGTACAGCGTAACGAACCACGCCCGATCGCAGGTAATACTGTCGTTCAGGTGGCGGCGAACAGCAGCGATAACGCATTTGCGCTGCCGCTGTCCGGCGGCGGCGCCACGGCTATTCATATTGTGACGCCCCCAACGCATGGCGCGGTGGTCATCTCCGGCACGTCGGCAAGTTACACGCCGCTCGCCGGATACGCCGGGAGCGACAGCTTTACCTGGAACGCCAGCAACAGCGCAGGCACCTCTGCGGATGCGACGGTTTCGCTGACGATCACGCCTCCTGCGATCCTTACCCTTAGCCCTGCGAACGGGGCGGTTCTGACCGCCACCAAAGGTCACGCCTGGTCACAGACATTCACCGCAAGCGGCGGCAGCGCGCCTTACACCTGGACAGCGCACGGATTACCGGCGGGCGTAACGATTAACGCCGCGACGGGCGCGCTCTCCGGTACGCCCACTGCGGCGGGCAGTTTTACGGTATCCGTGACCGCCAAAGACGCGAATAACCTTTCCACGACGGCCAGTTACCCTCTCTCAGTGCGTGATGAAACCGCACCGGTTGCGCTTGCCGTCACGCCTGGCGCAGGCGCGCTGGCGACCGGCACGGTCGGCGCAGCCTGGTCACAGACATTCACCGCAAGCGGCGGCAGCGCGCCTTATCGCTGGCAACTCAGCGGCACGCTGCCTGCCGGGCTCACCTTCACCGATGGCAGCCTGAAGGGCACGCCAACGGCGGCGGGCAACCATACGTTTACGCTGACCGCCACCGATGCCAGCGGCGTAGCTATTCACGCCACGTACACGCTCCTGATTAACGCCGCCGCGCCGCAGGCCGTGGATCAGAACGCCGCACTTGGCGCCGGCCGCGTGGCCCGCGTGTCGCTTACGCGCGGCGCATCGGGCGGCCCGTTCACCGGCGCACGCCTGCTCGCGCAACCGGATGAAAAACAGGGAACAGCTGCGATCACGGCGGTCGGCGCAGATTACGAACTGGCTTTCACCGCCGCGCCGCAGGCGAGCGGCACAGTCACCCTGCGCTACGTGCTGTTAAGCGCCACCGGAACGACGTCCCCGGCGACGATCACGCTGACCATCGCCTCACGCCCCGATCCGTCAAAAGACGCGAACGTGGCGGGCACCATTAGTGCGCAGTATCAGGCAGCGCAAAACTTCGCCCGGGCGCAGATCCGCAACTTCAGCGATCGTCTGGAGCAGCTACACAGCAGTGAAAACGTACCGGCAATACTCAACGGCGTGCATTTCGTCCTGCCCTCGTCGCCGCACGAGCGCGAACTCGACACCGACTTCTGGAACGCAGCGCTGCAACAACAGGCGCAGCAGGATGCGCAGGATCAACTGCCGCCTGCGCTGCCATCTGGCGCACAAGAACCCGGCAAACCGCTCTCGTACTGGACGGGTGGTTATGTCGATTTCGGGCGCGATAAAGACAGTATGATGCGCTTAAGCCACACGCTGGTGGGCATCAGCACCGGCGTGGATTACCGTTTCACGCCCGGCTTTACCGCAGGCGTCGGCATGGGATTTGGGCGCGACGTCAGCGATATTGGCGATACCGGTACCCGCAGTAACGGGCGCTCGCTCAGCTCCGCGCTGTACGCGAGCTACCACCCGAACGCGGTCTTTGTCGATGGCCTGTTGGGCTACAGCCGTCTTGATTTCGACAGTAAACGCCACGTGAGCGAAACCGACACGTTCGCGCGCGGCAGCCGCGCCGGGCGGCAGGTCTTCGGCGCGCTGACTTCCGGCTATGAGTTTCGCTCGGCGCAGAGCCTCGTCTCGCCCTATGGCCGCATGCAGATCTCGCAGACCCGTCTTGAACGCTACACCGAATCGGACGCCGGCATGTATAACCTGGCTTTTGCGTCTCAGCGTTTTTCACAAACGACCGGCAGCGCGGGCCTGCGCGCCGAACGCCATGTTCCCGTTAGCTGGGGCGCGGTGCGGTTGCAAAGCCGGGTCGAGTATTCACGTTTAATGAGCGACACCGGCAGCGCGCGTGTCGGTTATGCGGATGTCGGCAACAACACGTGGCGCATGTCACTGTATGAGCCAAACCGGCAGTCACTGTCGCTGGGCGCAGGCATGGACGTGCAGTTGCCAAACGGCGTTACGCCGGGCATTGCGTATCAGGGGACGCTGGGGCTTGACGATCGCGGCTCACGCGCGCAGAGCATTATGGCGCGGGTGAACGTGGCGTTTTAGCCGGTTGGCGCGATAAAAAACGGCGCGGGGTTCGCACCCTGCGCCGTCATGGTCAATAACAACGGTGATTAAGGCCGTCTGAACAGCGCAATACTGCGCCCTTCCAGCTCGAAATCCTTCTCCTTGGTAATAACCAGACCGTGGTTGGCGGTATCGGATGTCGTCAGCTCCAGCACCCAGCCGCCTTCGCCAAACTGTGGAATGCGGAACGGCACCGTGCCCTCAAACGGGTTGAACAGCATCAGCACGTCATGCCAGATCCCTTGTTCGGTTTCCAGATCCGGCCTGCCGATATACACCCCAAGCGTGGAGCCTTCATCCCACTGCTCTGGCTGCTGATAGCCGCCACCCGCGTTAAACCACTCAATCACCATTCCGTCGCGCCAGCTTTCGCGGCGCAACAGCGGCTGCTCTGCCCGCAGTTTAATCACCTTGCGGGTAAACTCGCGCAGCGCCTCGGCGCTTTCCGGCAGGTTCTCCCAGTGCACCCAGGAGATCTCGCTGTCCTGACAGTACCCGTTGTTATTCCCCATCTGGCTGCGGCCAAACTCATCGCCCGCCAGCAGCATCGGGGTCCCGTGGGAGAATAACAACGTGGCGAGGAAGTTACGTTTCTGGCGCTCACGCACCGCGTTGATCCCTTCATCGTCCGTCGGGCCTTCCGCGCCGTAATTATAAGAGCGGTTGTCATTATGGCCGTCGTTGTTATCTTCGCCGTTATCCTCGTTATGTTTGCTGTTATAAGAGACCAGATCGTTGAGCGTAAAGCCGTCGTGCGCGGTGATGAAATTCACGCTTGCCCACGGCCTGCGCCCGCGCTGATCGTAAAGGTCACCGGAGCCAAGCAGACGCGCGGCGAAATCGGTCGAGACGTTATCGCCTTTCCAGTATTCACGCACCGTATCGCGGTATTTGTCATTCCACTCCGCCCAGCCCGGCGGGAAGCCACCCACCTGGTAGCCGCCCGGGCCGATATCCCACGGCTCGCCGATGAGTTTCACTTTTGAGAGCACCGGATCCTGCATGATGGCGTCAAAGAAGCCGCCGCGCTGGTCAAAGCCCTCCGGCTCGCGCCCGAGAATAGTGCCGAGGTCGAAACGAAAACCGTCGATATGCATTGATTCCGCCCAGTAACGCAGCGAATCCATGATCATCTGTAAGACACGCGGATGCGAGGTGTTCACCGTATTGCCGGTGCCGGTATCATTGATGTAATAACGGTGCTGGTCCGGCATGGTGCGATAGTAAGAGAAGTTGTCGATGCCCTTGAAGGAGAGGGTCGGGCCGAGTTCGTTGCCTTCTGCCGTGTGGTTGTAGACCACGTCCAGGATAACCTCGATACCGGTGTCATGGTAGGCGCGCACCATGTCGCGGAACCCCTGAATGCCGCCCGGGCCGAAATAGCGCGAGGCGGGCGCAAAAAAGCCGAGCGTATTGTAGCCCCAGAAGTTTTTCAGGCCTTTATCAAGCAGGTGTTGATCGTCGGGGAACCAGTGCACCGGCAGCAGTTCAACGGAAGTAATACCAAGGCTTTTAATGTAATCCACCGTCGCCTTGTGCCCCATCCCCTCATACGTACCTCGCAGCTCCGGTGGTACAGCCGGATTAAGCTGCGTGAAGCCTTTTACATGCGTTTCATACACCACCGCGTGCGGCCAGACGATGGACGGCCGGTTTTTATCCTGCCAGTCAAATTCATTCGGGTCGATAACGCGACACTTCGGCATATAGGGCGCGCTGTCGCGTTCATCGAAGGTCAGATCTTTATCTTCATGCAACAGATCGTAGGCGAAGTGCGCCTCGTTCCATTCAATGTTCCCGGCAAGCTCGCGCGCATAAGGGTCCACCAGCAATTTGTTCGGGTTAAAACGGTGGCCGTTTTCAGGATCGTAAGGTCCGTGAACGCGATAACCGTACAACGTGCCCGGCGGCAGGCCAGGCACATAGCCGTGCCAGATCTCATGGGTATATTCCGGCAGCGTCAGCCGGGCGATTTCGTTTTTGCCGCTCGGATCGTAGAGGCACAGCTCAACGCGCTCCGCATGCGCGGAAAAAATTGCGAAGTTCACCCCCTCGCCGTCGTAATTCGCGCCGAGGGGATAACTGCATCCCGCCGTGATTTCAAAAGCCTTACCGTTTGACATATTTCCCTCTCCATCCAGGCAGTAAATATTCAGGACTACCACGATTCATGATGTTTATTCGCATGGAATCAGTCGGTTATGAGTATCACTGACAAGCAGCCATCGGCTGTCTCCAGGTTTATTTGATCGGCAAGCTCAAACGCCTCGCCGGTCACAACATTGCGCCAGCGACGGTTGGCAAGCGTCGGCGGCAAATCGATATGTGTGTCGTGCCAGCGCGCAGCCCCCGGCAGTGAGGCGCTTTCATACAGGGCGGTGAACACGAGGCGCGGCGCGATAACCATCAGCGCGTCACTGCCGTGGGTTCGGGCATACGCGATAACATTACTGTCGAATTCGCCCTCAACGCGCAGCGGCAGATACTCGCCATGCCGGAACAGCGCCGGGTTTTGCTGGCGCAGACGCAGCACGCGCGCGATAAGGTGCTGCTTAAGCCGTCCGCTCAGCCAGTCCTGCGCCGTGGCGGCAAGGGTTGCCTCCGGCGCCAGCATACTGTCGAGCGCAATAAAATCGGGTTCGCGACGGTTATCCGGATCGACCAGGCTGAAATTGAGCGCCTCGCTCCCCTGATAGATATCCGGCACGCCTGGTGCTGTCAGCTTCAGCGCCGTCTGGGTCTGGCTGTTCACCAGGCCCGCGCGAATAAACGGCTGGAGCGCATCGTGAAAATCCTTCAGGAAATCCTGATTGTCCGGTGACAGGAGATGGCTCGCGTAATCCAGCACCGCTTTCTCATAGGCGTCGTTGGTATCCGCCCAGTCGGTGCGCAGTTTTGCTTCACGCAGCGCCTTTTCCACAAAGCCCAGAAAGCGTTCTTCCAGCGCTTTCAGGCCTGCCTCATCATCCGGTTTCAGCGTGGCCGGCCAGACGCCTGCAAGCGCCTGATACAGCATCCAGGTGTCCACGCCTTTTGGCGCCGTACCGTCGTTGAGAAACACCACCCTGGTCTGGTTCAGCTGCCGCCAGCGGGCGACGCACTCGGCCCAGAACAGCGGCGCCTCGGTGAGCGCATAAAGACGCGCGCGGGCGTCTTCGCCGCGTTTGGTGTCGTGCGTGGACGTGCCGGTGAGCGCATCCGGCTGATGCGCCAGGCGCAGCGCCATCTCTTTATGAAAGCGATCTACCGAGAAAGTGCGCGGCAGCGGCTCGGCGCCCACTTCGTTGAGCGCAAGCTGCATGTGCTGGCGGAAAAAGAGCGTATCTTCCACCGATTTCGCCATCAGCGGGCCGGTCAGCTGCTGAAAACGGGTACGGAACGTGGCGGCGTCGTCATACGTGGCAGCCGACAGTTTTCCGGCCAGCAGATCGGCGAGAAACGCGAGTGCGGATGCGTCCGGTGCATGTTCGCTCTTCTGTACTTTCGCGACAATGCGCTCCAGCAGCGCGGTGTCGGCAGGCGTCAGCCCCTGCGCAGTGCCATAGGTGCGGTACACCGGGAACGCCACCAGCAGTTCGCGCAGCGCGCCGCGCACAAGAGATTCGTCGAGCGTCACGCCTTCCGTTTGCGCGATGCCGGTAGCGAGCCGCAGCAGCGTGGTAAACTCGCCCTCAAAATTACGGTCAGCCATTAAAAGCTTGGCGTCGCGCAGTTCGGCGCGCATATCTACCGTCTGTCCGACAACGTCGTGATAAGCCTTACTGAGATCGTCGAGCTTCGCGTCATCCACCAGCACGTCGGAGAGCGCGGCGATAAACTCATAGCCCGTGGTGCCGGAAATCGGCCAGTCTTCAGGGATCTGCTCGCCCTTACCGAGGATTTTTTCCACCGTGATGTAGCAATCTGGCCCGGCTTTCTCACGCAGCCGCTCAAGATACGCTTTGGGATCGGCAAGTCCGTCGACGTGATCCACCCGCAATCCGTCCACCACACCCGCGTGGACCAGCTCCAGAATCAGCCGGTGGCTGTCATCAAATACCGCATCGTCCTCGACGCGCACGCCCGCAAGGCCGGTGATTTCAAAAAAGCGGCGATACGAGAGTGAACGCGGGGCCTCGCGCCAGGAAATAAGCTGATATGACTGGCTATCGTGCAGCGCCGCAATGGCCGTTTTATCCGTTATCGCCAGCACTTCCGCCTCGCGGCCTTGCCAGGTTTCCGGGTTTAGCGGGTAAAAGCTTTCGTAATAAGCGAGCGCCGGTTTGCCCGTTTTTGGATCGGGCTTAATGCTTATCTCGCCGTTTTCCAGCACGTTTTCAAACGTATCGCCGAGGAACGGCAGCGTCAGGCGTCGTGTCCAGTCGATATCAAAGTGGCGCGCATAGTGGCTTTTCTCGCCATTTTCAATGACATCGCGCCACCACGGGTTTTCCAGCGACGCCGCCATATGGTTCGGCACAATATCCAGAATCAACCCCAGCCCGGCGTCTTTGAGCGCTTTTGCCATGCGATCGAAACCTTCACGCCCGCCGATAGCGGGTTCTATTTCATTCGCATCCGTCACGTCATACCCGTGCGTGGAGCCGGATGTGGCCGTAAAAACCGGCGACGCATACAGGTGGCTGATGCCAAGTCGCTTCAGATAAGGCACCAGACCAGCCGCGCGGTCGAAGGTCATGCCGTTGCGAAACTGAATACGGTAGGTGGAGGCTGGAATGCTCATGACGCGTCTCCTTTTGCCAGGCGAACGTGAATGCCGTCTGGCGGCACATCGGCGCTGGCCTGCGGCCACGCGAACAGAGTTTCACCCGGCAGTTCAGGCAGCGCATGCGCGCGCGCGCTAATATTTAGCGCGAGCGACAGCGTGCCTTTCGGGAATGTCCAGCTTACTGCCACAAATCCCGGCGCGGTTTCCACCACCCGGCCGCTATGGCCGCCCGCGGTCGCGAGCAGCGGGACGAGATGTTCACGGCGCAGCGTCAGTAGTTCGCGGGTGAGGCTCAGCCACGCCCTCCCCTCTTCGCTTTCAGGCTTCTGCCAGTCGAGCTTCGACATCTCGAAGGTCTGTTGCGAATTCGGGTCCGGTACGCCCTCGCCTTCATAGTCGCCGTGGCCTTCAAATTCACGCGCACGCCCTTCCCGCACGGCTTTGGCAAGATCACCGTGGAAGTCGGTAAAGAACAGGAACGGGTTGGTTTCGCCGTACTCCTCGCCCATAAAAAGCAGCGGGATATGCGGCGAAAGCAAGAGCGTCGCCAGCAATGCCTTTGTGCGATTGCCGCCTGCAAGCTCGATCAGCCGCTCGCCCCAGGCGCGGTTACCAACCTGATCGTGATTCTGGATAAAATCGACGAAGGCGACGGGCGGCTGACCGGTGCTGTCCACCCCGCGCGGCTTGCCGCTCTGGGGCGACACTTCGCCCTGATAGGCGAAGCCTTCCGCCAGCACGCGAGCGACGCGTTTTTCCGGCGCGTCGGCAAAATCCTGGTAATACGCCTGCGTTTCGCCAGTAGCAAACACATGTACCGCATTATGAAAATCGTCGTTCCACTCGCCGGTGAACAGCGGTGCGCTGCCGTCCGGGTTACGCGGATGCAGGAAGATAACGTTGCGGCTGTCCTCCGTGGTGAGATGTGCCGGTCGGTCGGTGATTTCCGCGCGGATGCGCTCGGCAATCTCAATCAGCGCATGTTTTGGCGACGTGTCTTCAATCTGATCGATTGCGTCAAAGCGCAGCCCGTCGAGGCGGTACTCTTTCAGCCAGTAGAGCGGCGCTTCCACGATATAGCGGCGCGCGGCGTCGATATCATAGGCGATGCCGTTGCCCCACGGTGTCATCCGTTCTTTGTGGAAGAAATCCGGGGCCAGCAGCGGCAGATAGTTGCCCTCCGGGCCAAAATGGTTGAGCACAATATCCAGCACGACAGAAAGCCCATGCCCGTGGGCGGCATCGATAAATGCTTTGAAATCATCCGGCGTGCCGTAGGCGGAGTGCGGTGCGTAAAGCAACACGCCGTCGTATCCCCAGCCGCGATTGCCGCCAAACTGCGACACCGGCAGCACTTCCAGCATCGTAACGCCAAGCTGCGCCAGGTACGGCAGCTTGTCGATAGCCGCGCGGAAGGTGCCTTCCGGTGTGAAAGTGCCAATGTGCATCTCATACACGACGGTCTCTTCCCACGGACGGCCCTGCCAGTCCGTGTTCTTCCAGTCATAGGCGGTGGGATCAACGACCAGCGACGGGCCGTTGACGTCCGCCTTCTGGGCGCGCGATGCCGGATCCGGCACCGTCATCCCGTCGGCCAGTACAAAGCTGTATTCTGTTCCGGGCGTAACGCCTGGCATTTCCAGTTCAAACCAGCCATCGCCTGTCGGCGTCATTGCAGTCTCCTGGCCCGCAAGCCGGAGCGTCACGCTCTGCTGCCCGGTCGCCCAGAGACGAAAGCGAACGGCACCGTTCGCCAGATATTCGCTACCCCAACTTTTCAGGAATGTTGATTCCATTCTGTTACCTCGTCTAATCCAGAAGTGAGCAGTGGCGCGATCGCGCAATTTCCGCTCCTGCGGCGCGCCTCAGGAGCGTTAACGTGTAAGCATGATCCGGGTGCCGCAGCGGGTCGGTCGCGTGCAGGCCGCCACGGTGAATGGCGGTTTCCTGCCTGGGGATGTCACGATGGTCTGAGTGTCACGGCCCTGGCGGCATACGTGAACAATCATAGACCATTACCGGAGAAGTGCCGGGAAGGCTGGGTGAGGCGCGAAGGGGAAGAAGAGACGATGCCGCGGGCAGCGCGGCACAGAATGAAAAGTCAGGCGTTCGCCAGACGCGCGCACTGCTGACGCATGCCCTCGAAAATCTGCTCCGCCAGCGCTAAGGGGAAGCCTGCCGGAAGCGCAGCGGCCACGCGGTCGATAACATCGGGTGTCGCGGCGATAAGCGCGTCTACCATCGCGGTGACCTGCGCGTGCGACAGCCCCGCAAGCTCGCCCTGGCGCAGCCAGTGGCGTCGGCGGATCTGGCTCAGATGGTAGTAATTGCTGCTGCCCCGCACCGCCATCGCGAGCTTACATTTCTGCCACGCAATCTGGTTATTCCCCGGCCCAATCACCGGCCAGGCGGACAACACATCATAAAGCGGCGTCAGGTGATAACGATTACCGGGCAGATGCGCGATGCTGAAGTTCTTGGCGTGGCCGTCTGTTGCGGCGAGGATCCAGAAAACGATCTGCGCGCGGAAGAAAGTGGCACGATCGGCCCGCGCCTGCTCTGAACGACTCAGGATAGTCATGATATCGCCGATACCCGGCCCGCCGTCAGACTGGTATTTTCGCAGCGGCGACACGCCGAGCGCCTGGCACATATCCTCCTGCGGCAAGCGCAACCACCACTGTTTATCACGCGATAACCGGCGGTCGAAGCGCTCGACGATCAACACTTTTTGCTCTTCAAACTGCGCCATCTGCGTACGTGCGACGGGAATGTCATACGCGGCCAGTAACTGCGAACAGAGCCATTCGTTTTCAATCGACGTGCGCATATCCGCCTGCATATTGCCCACCAGTCCCAGCGGAAGTTTGAAGATATGCGTTGTGGGCGTGTTGCCCTCCGGCAGACACCACTGACCGTTGTGCCACAGCAGCGCGGTTTTCTCCTGTGCGCCTGCGATAGAGAGCCGCAGCGTCTCCTCTTCACCCTGCTGGCCGGGAAACGCCTGGGCGGTATGGCGCAGCATCGCGGCAATATCCACTGTGGAGAGCGGGCGAGCGCGAATGGCAAACAGGCCTTCCGGCTGTTCATCAGCGCGCAGCAGCTGGATGGCGCCAACGCAGTCGCGTCCCAGTTCCGCCAGCAAATCGAACGGGTCGAGGCTGTGCGCCTGGTAACGCATCGCCAGGCGGCGACGGATGCCTTCGCTGTCCGGCAACAGGTTATCGAAGTAATCCCGCACCCGCGTGCCGCGATACGGCTGGTTGCCCGGGGTGAACGGCAGCGACAAAGACAGCGGTCGGCCCTGCGCGTCCTCCGTCCATTCCGGCAGGTATTCCAGCCGATCGTCCCCGAGGTGTTTATCCCAGTAGCCGACCGGGATCCCGTTCATCCAGATAGCTAAACGCGGCGTGCGGCGCATCGTCACCACGCCTCACGACGGGCGGGCGAGGTGTCACTTGCAGCGATATCAGAGGAGGGATCCTTCTGCATTTCGCTAAGCGTCATCTCAATACCGAGCACGTTAAATACGCGGAACAAACGTTCAATGCTTGCCGAGGCAGGGTTGGCCTCAAGCCGGGCATACGTTTGCTGCGTAACCCCAAGTCGTTCGGACACTTCGCGTTGCGTCAGTCCCTGGTTTTTGCGAAAGCCCACCAGCAGCGGGCGCAGCTGGCTGAGCGTTTTCAGTGGATAGACGGTAGTCATGTTATTACCCGCATCTTCAGTTACAAACGATAAGCTGTATTCCCTATTTTACACCTTTCAGGCTGTAACTGGCAAATACAGCGTAAAAGGTGTTAAAAGAGTCGCTCTGCGTTGAAGGAAACCTATTACGCGTGGCTTTTACCGCGCGCCCAGTACGCCATAAAACAGGCGCGGGACGGATCAAGCTGACGCTCGCGCGTCAGGTAATGTCGCAGGCGTTTCACGGCACCAGACTCTGCCGCGACCCAGGCGCGAAATGCCCCTGCCCCACCGGCGCGTTGCCAGATAAGCGCGTCGTCAGTGGTTTCTGACTGGGTAATATCCACTGCGGAGAGTGCAGAGGCCGGCAGCGTGGCAGCCGTTTTCACCGCCTCCAGCAGCCGCTCGCCGTGTAAGGCACGGTCTTCACGCGCAAGCCAGTGGATATCGGCAAACGGGTAGCGCAGAGGCTGAACATCCTGCGCCAGCGGCACTTCCAGAAAGGCCTGTACGCGAGGCGGCGAAGGCTGGCGGGCGAGCTGTTCAAGGATGCCGAGCGCGGCGGGCAGCGCCGTTTCATCGGCTATCAGCAAGGCCTGGCGGAGCGCATCATCGGCCATCCATTCGTAACCGCCGCTGTCGCCCGGGAACTCGCCATCCGGTGCAACGATTTGCAGCGCATCGCCAGGTTTCGCGTGGCTGGCCCAGCGCGAGGCGGGGCCGGTATCACCATGCAGAACAAACTCCACATCCAGTTCACATTCGGCTGCGCGCAGCGCGCGCAAGGTGTAGGTGCGCATCAGTGGCCGCTGCTCACGGGGCAGCGCCAGATAATCCTGATACCATCTGTCGCTCACCGGTAACTGCGCCGTGTCGCCATCCGGGCGCGCAAACAGCAGTTTGATCCGCTGATCGGGCGCTTCATGCTTCATATGCGCAATTTCCGGGCCGGTAAACACGCAGCGCAACAGTGAGGGCGTCACGGCAACGCGGCGGCGCAGCGTCACATTAAAAATACGGTAACTGGCGGTCATAAGCGGGGCTCCTGCGGCGCGGCGGTACGCCATACGCCGATGCTGAAAAGTAAAAACAGCGCAGCAATAATAAAGGCAGCGACAATAAGGGCATGTTCGCCAAACCAGAGCGAAATGACGGGCACCAGCAGCGCGCTGGCACCGTAGCCGAGCGTGTGGCTGGTCGCGATAACGCCTGCGCCTTTGCCGGTGGTGAGCCTGTCATTCAGTAGCACCTGATAGCCCGGCGTGGCCATCGCGGCGCCAAACGAGGTCACCGCAATCCCCGCATAAAAGGATATTAACCCCGGCAGGATCATCAAAAGCAGGCCGGCGGTCATCAGCCCCGCCGCACTTAACAACAGCGCGCGCGGCGCCAGGCGCTGTGGCCTTACCACCAGAAATTGCGCCAGCAGCGTGCTTGCCGCCGCCAGACTTAACAGCAGCGCGACGTGATGACTGACTGTTGCGAGATCGCCCTGAAACAGTGGGCGCAGATGCGGCGACAGACCGAGCTGCATCAGGCTGATACAGGCAGCCAGCAGCAGCGCCAGTGCCAGATACGGCAGCATATTAAGGCGCAGCCGCGCCGACTGGTGCGCGACCGGCGCAAGCGGCGGATCGTTATGCTGGCGCGCCACAAGCAGCAGCGCGATAAACGGTGCGAGCGCCATCAGCCAGAGCGGCATTTGCGGATGAAGACTGAGCGCGGCGGCCGCAAGCGGTGGACCGATAAGACGCCCGCAGCTCAGGCCGGAACTGACAGAGGCCAGCGCCATGAGCCGGTTTTCCATACCGGCGCGCTGCATCGCCCAGGTCTGGGCGGCGGGCACCATGCCGGAAACCGTCATGCCATAAAGCGCGCGTGAGACGATAAGCCCCGTAAGCCCCCATGAAACGCCAACGATACCGCGCGCCATTCCCCAGACGACCAGCGCCATGACGCCGAAACTTGCGAGATAACCGCCGAGCGCGGCCACCACCACAAATTTACAGCCCCGGATTTCTGTTTGCCGTCCCCACCAGGGGGAGCCTGGTAAAAACAGCATTGAACCGAACATCAACAAACCGGCCCAGACAGAGAGCGATAACCCCGTCATCTGCACCAGCTGGGGCAGCACCACCAGCAAACCATTTTGCCCGATCCCGAGCAGTCCCGCGCACAGCGCCAGCGGCCAGAGTGACTTACCTGTGCGGCGGGCGGGTACGGC
This Cronobacter condimenti 1330 DNA region includes the following protein-coding sequences:
- the glgX gene encoding glycogen debranching protein GlgX, which codes for MSNGKAFEITAGCSYPLGANYDGEGVNFAIFSAHAERVELCLYDPSGKNEIARLTLPEYTHEIWHGYVPGLPPGTLYGYRVHGPYDPENGHRFNPNKLLVDPYARELAGNIEWNEAHFAYDLLHEDKDLTFDERDSAPYMPKCRVIDPNEFDWQDKNRPSIVWPHAVVYETHVKGFTQLNPAVPPELRGTYEGMGHKATVDYIKSLGITSVELLPVHWFPDDQHLLDKGLKNFWGYNTLGFFAPASRYFGPGGIQGFRDMVRAYHDTGIEVILDVVYNHTAEGNELGPTLSFKGIDNFSYYRTMPDQHRYYINDTGTGNTVNTSHPRVLQMIMDSLRYWAESMHIDGFRFDLGTILGREPEGFDQRGGFFDAIMQDPVLSKVKLIGEPWDIGPGGYQVGGFPPGWAEWNDKYRDTVREYWKGDNVSTDFAARLLGSGDLYDQRGRRPWASVNFITAHDGFTLNDLVSYNSKHNEDNGEDNNDGHNDNRSYNYGAEGPTDDEGINAVRERQKRNFLATLLFSHGTPMLLAGDEFGRSQMGNNNGYCQDSEISWVHWENLPESAEALREFTRKVIKLRAEQPLLRRESWRDGMVIEWFNAGGGYQQPEQWDEGSTLGVYIGRPDLETEQGIWHDVLMLFNPFEGTVPFRIPQFGEGGWVLELTTSDTANHGLVITKEKDFELEGRSIALFRRP
- the treY gene encoding malto-oligosyltrehalose synthase; protein product: MSIPASTYRIQFRNGMTFDRAAGLVPYLKRLGISHLYASPVFTATSGSTHGYDVTDANEIEPAIGGREGFDRMAKALKDAGLGLILDIVPNHMAASLENPWWRDVIENGEKSHYARHFDIDWTRRLTLPFLGDTFENVLENGEISIKPDPKTGKPALAYYESFYPLNPETWQGREAEVLAITDKTAIAALHDSQSYQLISWREAPRSLSYRRFFEITGLAGVRVEDDAVFDDSHRLILELVHAGVVDGLRVDHVDGLADPKAYLERLREKAGPDCYITVEKILGKGEQIPEDWPISGTTGYEFIAALSDVLVDDAKLDDLSKAYHDVVGQTVDMRAELRDAKLLMADRNFEGEFTTLLRLATGIAQTEGVTLDESLVRGALRELLVAFPVYRTYGTAQGLTPADTALLERIVAKVQKSEHAPDASALAFLADLLAGKLSAATYDDAATFRTRFQQLTGPLMAKSVEDTLFFRQHMQLALNEVGAEPLPRTFSVDRFHKEMALRLAHQPDALTGTSTHDTKRGEDARARLYALTEAPLFWAECVARWRQLNQTRVVFLNDGTAPKGVDTWMLYQALAGVWPATLKPDDEAGLKALEERFLGFVEKALREAKLRTDWADTNDAYEKAVLDYASHLLSPDNQDFLKDFHDALQPFIRAGLVNSQTQTALKLTAPGVPDIYQGSEALNFSLVDPDNRREPDFIALDSMLAPEATLAATAQDWLSGRLKQHLIARVLRLRQQNPALFRHGEYLPLRVEGEFDSNVIAYARTHGSDALMVIAPRLVFTALYESASLPGAARWHDTHIDLPPTLANRRWRNVVTGEAFELADQINLETADGCLSVILITD
- the treZ gene encoding malto-oligosyltrehalose trehalohydrolase, yielding MESTFLKSWGSEYLANGAVRFRLWATGQQSVTLRLAGQETAMTPTGDGWFELEMPGVTPGTEYSFVLADGMTVPDPASRAQKADVNGPSLVVDPTAYDWKNTDWQGRPWEETVVYEMHIGTFTPEGTFRAAIDKLPYLAQLGVTMLEVLPVSQFGGNRGWGYDGVLLYAPHSAYGTPDDFKAFIDAAHGHGLSVVLDIVLNHFGPEGNYLPLLAPDFFHKERMTPWGNGIAYDIDAARRYIVEAPLYWLKEYRLDGLRFDAIDQIEDTSPKHALIEIAERIRAEITDRPAHLTTEDSRNVIFLHPRNPDGSAPLFTGEWNDDFHNAVHVFATGETQAYYQDFADAPEKRVARVLAEGFAYQGEVSPQSGKPRGVDSTGQPPVAFVDFIQNHDQVGNRAWGERLIELAGGNRTKALLATLLLSPHIPLLFMGEEYGETNPFLFFTDFHGDLAKAVREGRAREFEGHGDYEGEGVPDPNSQQTFEMSKLDWQKPESEEGRAWLSLTRELLTLRREHLVPLLATAGGHSGRVVETAPGFVAVSWTFPKGTLSLALNISARAHALPELPGETLFAWPQASADVPPDGIHVRLAKGDAS
- a CDS encoding type II toxin-antitoxin system HipA family toxin, translated to MRRTPRLAIWMNGIPVGYWDKHLGDDRLEYLPEWTEDAQGRPLSLSLPFTPGNQPYRGTRVRDYFDNLLPDSEGIRRRLAMRYQAHSLDPFDLLAELGRDCVGAIQLLRADEQPEGLFAIRARPLSTVDIAAMLRHTAQAFPGQQGEEETLRLSIAGAQEKTALLWHNGQWCLPEGNTPTTHIFKLPLGLVGNMQADMRTSIENEWLCSQLLAAYDIPVARTQMAQFEEQKVLIVERFDRRLSRDKQWWLRLPQEDMCQALGVSPLRKYQSDGGPGIGDIMTILSRSEQARADRATFFRAQIVFWILAATDGHAKNFSIAHLPGNRYHLTPLYDVLSAWPVIGPGNNQIAWQKCKLAMAVRGSSNYYHLSQIRRRHWLRQGELAGLSHAQVTAMVDALIAATPDVIDRVAAALPAGFPLALAEQIFEGMRQQCARLANA